A section of the Streptomyces sp. V3I8 genome encodes:
- the galE gene encoding UDP-glucose 4-epimerase GalE, producing the protein MSGKYLVTGGAGYVGSVVAQHLLEAGHEVTVLDNLSTGFREGVPAGAAFVEGDIRDAAKWLDASYDAVLHFAAFSQVGESVVKPEKYWDNNVGGTMALLGAMRDAGVRTLVFSSTAATYGEPETTPITESAPTLPTNPYGASKLAVDHMITGEAAAHGLAAVSLRYFNVAGAYGTSGERHDPESHLIPLVLQVAQGRREAVSVYGDDYPTPDGTCVRDYIHVADLAEAHLLAVAAARPGEHLICNLGNGNGFSVREVIETVRQVTGHPIPEVAAPRRAGDPAVLVASAATARERLGWNPSRADLAGIVADAWEFAQNAAQDIAKAEGN; encoded by the coding sequence ATGAGTGGGAAGTACCTGGTCACAGGCGGCGCGGGCTATGTGGGCAGCGTCGTCGCCCAGCACCTGCTGGAGGCCGGTCACGAGGTGACGGTCCTCGACAACCTCTCCACCGGCTTCCGCGAGGGCGTCCCGGCGGGGGCCGCCTTCGTCGAGGGCGACATCCGCGACGCGGCCAAGTGGCTCGACGCCTCGTACGACGCCGTACTGCACTTCGCCGCGTTCTCGCAGGTCGGCGAGTCGGTCGTGAAGCCCGAGAAGTACTGGGACAACAACGTCGGCGGCACGATGGCGCTGCTCGGCGCGATGCGCGATGCGGGCGTCCGCACACTGGTCTTCTCCTCCACCGCGGCGACGTACGGCGAGCCGGAGACGACCCCGATCACCGAGTCCGCGCCGACGCTCCCGACGAACCCGTACGGCGCCTCCAAGCTGGCCGTCGACCACATGATCACCGGTGAGGCGGCCGCGCACGGGCTGGCCGCCGTCTCGCTGCGCTACTTCAACGTGGCGGGCGCGTACGGCACCAGCGGCGAGCGGCACGACCCCGAGTCGCACCTCATCCCGCTCGTCCTGCAGGTCGCCCAGGGCCGCCGCGAGGCCGTCTCGGTCTACGGCGACGACTATCCGACGCCGGACGGCACCTGCGTCCGCGACTACATCCACGTGGCCGACCTCGCCGAGGCGCACCTGCTGGCGGTCGCCGCCGCGCGGCCCGGCGAGCACCTGATCTGCAACCTCGGCAACGGCAACGGCTTCTCGGTCCGCGAGGTCATCGAGACCGTCCGGCAGGTGACCGGGCACCCGATCCCCGAGGTCGCGGCCCCGCGCCGGGCCGGCGACCCGGCGGTCCTCGTCGCCTCGGCCGCCACGGCCCGCGAACGGCTCGGCTGGAACCCGTCCCGCGCGGACCTCGCGGGAATCGTCGCGGACGCGTGGGAGTTCGCGCAGAACGCCGCGCAGGACATCGCGAAGGCGGAGGGGAACTAG
- the galK gene encoding galactokinase translates to MGAEQAAEQVRGGFERLYGTAPEGIWAAPGRVNLIGEYTDFNEGFVMPLALPHTAVAAVSRRDDGVLRLHSADIEGPVVELHVDGLAPLTNTSWAAYPAGVVWVLREAGHAVTGADIHLASTVPTGAGLSSSAALEVVTALALNDLYELGLTGPELARIAQRAENDFVGVPCGVMDQTASACCTEGHALHLDCRDLSVRQVPFDLPAQGLQLLVVDSRVKHALGDGAYAERREGCEEGARQLGVPFLRDLAYEDLDADLARLPDERVRRYVRHVVSDDHRVEQVIALLDAGDIRGIGPVLTDGHASLRDDLRISCPELDLAVATSVRAGALGARMTGGGFGGSAVVLVEAADADTVTKAVTEAFAAAGYTAPRVFPAVPSQGARRLS, encoded by the coding sequence GTGGGGGCGGAACAAGCGGCCGAGCAGGTCCGGGGCGGCTTCGAGCGGCTGTACGGGACGGCTCCCGAGGGGATCTGGGCGGCGCCCGGCCGGGTCAACCTGATCGGTGAGTACACCGACTTCAACGAGGGCTTCGTCATGCCGCTCGCACTGCCGCACACGGCGGTGGCGGCGGTCTCGCGGCGCGACGACGGCGTCCTGCGCCTGCACTCCGCCGACATCGAGGGCCCGGTCGTCGAGCTGCACGTCGACGGCCTCGCGCCGCTGACGAACACCAGCTGGGCGGCGTACCCCGCCGGGGTCGTCTGGGTCCTGCGCGAGGCCGGGCACGCCGTCACCGGCGCGGACATCCACCTCGCCTCGACGGTCCCGACGGGCGCCGGCCTGTCCTCCTCGGCGGCGCTGGAGGTGGTGACGGCGCTCGCCCTGAACGACCTGTACGAACTGGGCCTCACGGGGCCCGAGCTGGCCCGGATCGCCCAGCGCGCGGAGAACGACTTCGTGGGCGTGCCCTGCGGGGTCATGGACCAGACGGCGTCCGCCTGCTGCACCGAGGGCCACGCCCTCCACCTCGACTGCCGCGACCTGTCCGTCCGGCAGGTGCCCTTCGACCTGCCGGCCCAGGGGCTGCAGCTCCTCGTCGTCGACAGCCGGGTCAAGCACGCGCTGGGCGACGGGGCGTACGCGGAGCGGCGCGAGGGCTGCGAGGAGGGCGCCCGGCAGCTGGGCGTGCCCTTCCTGCGCGACCTCGCGTACGAGGATCTCGACGCCGACCTCGCCCGGCTCCCGGACGAGCGGGTGCGGCGGTACGTACGGCACGTGGTGTCGGACGACCATCGCGTCGAGCAGGTCATCGCGCTCCTCGACGCGGGCGACATCCGGGGGATCGGCCCCGTCCTGACGGACGGCCACGCCTCCCTCCGCGACGACCTGCGGATCTCCTGCCCGGAGCTGGACCTCGCCGTCGCCACGTCCGTCCGGGCGGGTGCGCTGGGCGCGCGGATGACGGGTGGCGGGTTCGGGGGCTCGGCCGTCGTCCTGGTCGAGGCCGCCGACGCCGACACGGTCACCAAGGCGGTGACCGAGGCGTTCGCGGCGGCCGGGTACACCGCGCCACGGGTGTTCCCGGCGGTGCCGTCGCAGGGCGCGCGCCGCCTGAGCTGA
- a CDS encoding TetR/AcrR family transcriptional regulator, with the protein MTDEMHRPLRADARRNREKILTAAARVFTTEGLDAQMERIAKEAGVGSATLYRNFPTREVLVEAVYRNEVAQLCDAAPALLARKPPDEALRAWTRLFLDYVTTKYGMIDALRAIAATGGNPYGHSREMIWAAIASLMDACVAAGTIRTDIRPADIGAALEGIALTSAGAEHRQQAERLLDLTLDGLTVRP; encoded by the coding sequence ATGACAGACGAGATGCACCGCCCGCTGCGGGCCGACGCACGGCGCAACAGGGAGAAGATCCTCACGGCCGCCGCGCGCGTGTTCACGACGGAGGGGCTGGACGCGCAGATGGAGCGCATCGCCAAGGAGGCGGGCGTGGGCAGCGCGACCCTGTACCGCAACTTCCCCACCCGGGAGGTCCTGGTCGAGGCGGTCTACCGCAACGAGGTGGCCCAGCTCTGCGACGCCGCCCCCGCCCTGCTCGCACGCAAGCCGCCGGACGAGGCCCTGCGCGCGTGGACGCGCCTCTTCCTGGACTACGTCACCACCAAGTACGGCATGATCGACGCCCTGCGCGCCATCGCCGCGACGGGAGGCAACCCCTACGGCCACAGCCGGGAAATGATCTGGGCCGCCATCGCGTCGCTCATGGACGCGTGCGTGGCGGCCGGGACGATCCGTACCGACATCCGCCCCGCCGACATCGGCGCCGCCCTCGAAGGCATCGCCCTGACCTCGGCGGGCGCCGAACACCGGCAGCAGGCGGAACGCCTGCTCGACCTCACCCTGGACGGCCTCACCGTCCGCCCCTGA
- a CDS encoding SDR family oxidoreductase, which translates to MSKIQGKVVAITGASSGIGEATAVHLAEKGARLVLGARREDRLNAVVDAITAKGGTATGVVVDVRHREDLQRLTDAAVDRYGRLDVLVSNAGTMAISPFDDLRQDDWDAMVSTHVTGLLNGIGAALPVFRRQRSGQFVNVASTAAYVVKSPQAVYAATKTAVKVLSEGLRQESGPDLRVTLVSPGFTDTEGVGKGASPEAAATLVRLRDEIAMPPSAVASAIGYAIGQPDGVDISEIVVRPTVQA; encoded by the coding sequence ATGTCGAAGATCCAGGGCAAGGTCGTCGCGATCACCGGGGCCAGCAGCGGCATCGGCGAAGCGACCGCGGTCCACCTCGCCGAAAAGGGCGCCCGGCTCGTGCTCGGCGCCCGCAGGGAGGACCGGCTGAACGCGGTCGTGGACGCCATCACGGCCAAGGGCGGCACCGCCACCGGTGTCGTCGTCGATGTCAGGCACCGCGAGGACCTCCAGCGTCTGACGGACGCGGCCGTCGACCGGTACGGCCGGCTCGACGTCCTCGTCTCCAACGCGGGCACGATGGCCATCTCCCCGTTCGACGACCTGCGCCAGGACGACTGGGACGCCATGGTCTCCACCCACGTCACCGGCCTGCTCAACGGCATCGGGGCGGCCCTCCCGGTCTTCCGCCGGCAGCGTTCCGGCCAGTTCGTCAACGTCGCCTCCACCGCGGCCTACGTCGTCAAGAGCCCCCAGGCCGTCTACGCGGCCACCAAGACGGCGGTGAAGGTCCTCTCCGAGGGCCTGCGCCAGGAATCGGGACCCGACCTGCGCGTGACCCTCGTCTCGCCCGGCTTCACCGACACCGAGGGCGTGGGCAAGGGAGCCAGTCCCGAGGCCGCGGCCACGCTGGTCCGGCTGCGTGACGAGATCGCCATGCCGCCCTCCGCCGTCGCCTCCGCGATCGGCTACGCGATCGGACAGCCCGACGGCGTCGACATCAGCGAGATCGTCGTCCGGCCCACCGTGCAAGCCTGA
- a CDS encoding response regulator transcription factor, giving the protein MGVRLMVVDDHRLLAEALASALKLRGHRVLAAAAPAAGAAELVITRAPEVCLIGTATPAEPGIFDPVVKIKRERPQVAVLVLGPVPNPRGIAAAFAAGASGYVRHDERIEGVERAIMKARAGEAAVAPQLLQGAFSELLNPAAQPDDEGQRLLQMLTPREVEVLVRVADGEDTRLIAAGMGIAPSTARTHVQRVLMKLGVGSRLEAAALAARTGLLDRAGPVPPHPAPGAGQEIRGLSDRP; this is encoded by the coding sequence ATGGGAGTGCGGCTCATGGTGGTCGACGACCACCGACTGCTCGCCGAGGCGCTGGCCTCGGCCCTGAAGCTGCGCGGACACCGCGTGCTGGCCGCGGCCGCGCCGGCCGCGGGGGCCGCGGAGCTGGTGATCACGAGGGCGCCGGAGGTGTGTCTGATCGGTACGGCCACGCCTGCCGAACCGGGCATCTTCGACCCGGTGGTGAAGATCAAGCGGGAGCGGCCGCAGGTCGCGGTGCTGGTCCTCGGGCCGGTGCCCAATCCGCGCGGGATCGCCGCCGCGTTCGCCGCCGGCGCCTCCGGTTACGTACGGCACGACGAGCGGATAGAGGGCGTCGAGCGGGCCATCATGAAGGCGCGCGCCGGGGAGGCCGCGGTCGCGCCGCAGCTGCTCCAGGGCGCTTTCAGCGAGCTCCTCAATCCGGCGGCGCAGCCCGACGACGAGGGGCAGCGGCTGCTCCAGATGCTGACACCGCGGGAGGTCGAGGTGCTGGTGCGGGTGGCCGACGGCGAGGACACCCGGCTCATCGCGGCCGGCATGGGCATAGCGCCGAGCACCGCCCGTACGCATGTGCAGCGGGTCCTGATGAAGCTGGGCGTGGGCTCCCGCCTGGAGGCCGCCGCGCTGGCGGCCCGCACGGGCCTGCTCGACCGGGCGGGCCCGGTGCCCCCGCACCCGGCGCCGGGTGCGGGGCAGGAGATCCGGGGCCTGTCCGACCGGCCCTAG
- a CDS encoding GNAT family N-acetyltransferase encodes MLPDDWHLTQDVDDFLARAGDFLRSRPALHNMSLTDIERLRIRGAAEPDAEAPVLGRLGPEDEISAIFYLTARGRLGLTPLPAGRTDALAAHLAGLGHTPSTVIADHDTAGAFARSWQRATGAAPVPFWRTHLYRLGTLTPPRPLPEGRGRRTGGQDREHVVRWCREFCVDVGEQASIDLIDAGSWDESRFGDRHFTFWQTPDGTPVSMAAATSVIGGVVRVDPVYTPAGLRGRGYAGAVTVETSRTALAAGATDVVLFTDPDNPTSNALYQRLGYVRVADFAGYRFSPGAPRAGRPSGR; translated from the coding sequence ATGCTCCCCGATGACTGGCACCTCACCCAAGACGTCGACGACTTCCTCGCCCGGGCCGGGGACTTCCTGCGCTCGCGCCCCGCCCTGCACAACATGTCGCTGACGGACATCGAGAGACTGCGGATACGCGGGGCGGCCGAACCGGACGCCGAGGCCCCCGTCCTCGGCCGGCTGGGGCCGGAAGACGAAATCAGCGCGATCTTCTATCTCACTGCGCGCGGGCGCCTGGGCCTCACGCCCCTCCCCGCCGGGCGGACCGACGCCCTCGCCGCCCACCTGGCCGGTCTCGGGCATACGCCCTCCACCGTCATCGCGGACCACGACACCGCCGGCGCCTTCGCCCGGTCGTGGCAGCGGGCCACGGGCGCGGCGCCGGTGCCTTTCTGGCGCACGCATCTCTACCGGCTCGGCACGCTCACCCCACCGAGGCCGCTACCGGAGGGCCGGGGGCGCCGCACGGGCGGGCAGGACCGCGAACACGTCGTGCGCTGGTGCCGCGAGTTCTGCGTCGACGTCGGGGAGCAGGCCTCCATCGACCTGATCGACGCCGGTTCCTGGGACGAATCGCGTTTCGGTGACCGGCACTTCACGTTCTGGCAGACCCCGGACGGCACGCCCGTCTCGATGGCGGCCGCGACCTCGGTCATCGGCGGCGTGGTCCGGGTGGACCCCGTCTACACCCCGGCCGGTCTCCGGGGCCGCGGCTACGCGGGCGCCGTGACGGTCGAGACGAGCCGGACGGCGCTGGCGGCGGGCGCGACGGACGTCGTCCTGTTCACGGACCCGGACAACCCCACCAGCAACGCCCTCTACCAGCGCCTCGGGTACGTCCGCGTCGCCGACTTCGCCGGGTACCGGTTCTCCCCGGGCGCACCACGGGCCGGCCGGCCCTCCGGCCGGTGA
- the galT gene encoding galactose-1-phosphate uridylyltransferase, with amino-acid sequence MKKTSTRLADGRELIYYDSRDDTVRDAVDRRPLDRTVTTSEVRRDALLGDAVAVASHRQGRTYHPPAGECPLCPSEGDRLSEIPDSSYDVAVFENRFPSLAGDSGRCEVVCFTSDHDASFADLTEEQAGLVLEAWTDRTAELSHLPSVEQVFCFENRGAEIGVTLGHPHGQIYAYPFTTPRTALMLRSLAAHKEATGGENLFDAVLAKELAGERVVLETEHWVAFVPYSAHWPYEVHLYPRRRVPDLLGLDEGARTEFPQVYLELLRRFDRIFGEGEPATPYISAWHQAPFGTLEEFDGVVREDFALHLELFTIRRTSGKLKFLAGSESGMNVFINDVPPETAAQRLREVASS; translated from the coding sequence GTGAAGAAGACCTCGACCCGGCTGGCCGACGGTCGTGAGCTCATCTACTACGACTCGCGCGACGACACGGTGCGCGACGCGGTGGACCGGCGTCCGCTCGACCGCACGGTCACCACTTCGGAGGTACGGCGTGACGCGCTGCTCGGTGACGCGGTGGCCGTCGCCTCGCACCGCCAGGGCCGCACGTACCACCCGCCGGCCGGTGAATGCCCGCTGTGCCCCTCCGAGGGCGACCGGCTCAGCGAGATCCCGGACTCCTCGTACGACGTCGCCGTGTTCGAGAACCGCTTCCCGTCGCTCGCCGGGGACTCCGGACGCTGCGAGGTCGTCTGCTTCACCTCGGACCACGACGCGTCCTTCGCCGACCTGACGGAGGAGCAGGCGGGCCTGGTCCTGGAGGCGTGGACCGACCGCACGGCCGAGCTGTCGCATCTCCCCTCCGTGGAGCAGGTCTTCTGTTTCGAGAACCGGGGCGCCGAGATCGGTGTGACGCTCGGACACCCGCACGGGCAGATCTACGCCTACCCCTTCACGACGCCTCGAACAGCCCTGATGCTCCGTTCGCTGGCGGCGCACAAGGAGGCCACCGGCGGGGAGAACCTCTTCGACGCCGTACTGGCGAAGGAGCTGGCCGGCGAGCGGGTCGTCCTGGAGACCGAGCACTGGGTGGCCTTCGTGCCGTACTCGGCGCACTGGCCGTACGAGGTGCACCTGTACCCGCGCCGCCGCGTGCCCGACCTGCTGGGTCTGGACGAGGGCGCGCGCACAGAGTTCCCCCAGGTCTATCTGGAACTGTTGAGGCGCTTCGACCGGATCTTCGGCGAGGGTGAACCCGCGACGCCGTACATCTCGGCCTGGCACCAGGCGCCGTTCGGCACGCTGGAGGAGTTCGACGGCGTGGTGCGCGAGGACTTCGCGCTCCACCTCGAGCTTTTCACCATCCGCCGTACGTCCGGCAAGCTGAAGTTCCTCGCGGGTTCCGAGTCCGGCATGAACGTGTTCATCAACGACGTGCCGCCGGAGACCGCGGCCCAGCGACTGCGAGAGGTAGCGAGTTCATGA
- a CDS encoding trans-aconitate 2-methyltransferase, whose translation MSAAPTPTWDPDQYLRHAEHRARPFAELLDRVPALPGDPARIADLGCGPGNVTGLLASRWPAAHITGYDNSAEMLARTGEHAGPTAGGGRLDFTHADLTDWAPPQTYDLIVSNAALQWVPGHLEAFGPWLDAVAPGGTFAFQVPDNIDAPLHALMRELAGSARWKGRLDGVLRRADSVHDPLVYLDRLARLGCATDVWETTYLQILPGEDAVLDWSKGTGMRPVLTALADDPEAADAFTAEYRDLLRAAYPAAPYGTVLPFRRLFAVARKAA comes from the coding sequence ATGTCCGCCGCCCCCACTCCCACCTGGGATCCGGATCAGTACCTGCGCCACGCGGAGCACCGCGCCCGCCCCTTCGCCGAGCTGCTCGACCGCGTCCCCGCGCTGCCCGGCGACCCGGCCCGCATCGCCGACCTGGGCTGCGGGCCCGGCAACGTCACCGGCCTGCTCGCCTCGCGCTGGCCGGCGGCGCACATCACGGGGTACGACAACTCCGCGGAGATGCTGGCCCGGACCGGGGAGCACGCGGGACCGACGGCGGGCGGGGGCCGCCTCGACTTCACCCACGCGGACCTCACGGACTGGGCGCCCCCGCAGACGTACGACCTGATCGTGTCGAACGCCGCGCTCCAGTGGGTGCCGGGACATCTGGAGGCGTTCGGCCCGTGGCTGGACGCGGTGGCTCCCGGCGGGACCTTCGCCTTCCAGGTGCCGGACAACATCGACGCGCCCCTGCACGCCCTGATGCGCGAACTGGCGGGCTCCGCACGGTGGAAGGGCCGGCTGGACGGGGTCCTGCGCCGTGCGGACTCGGTGCACGACCCGCTCGTCTACCTGGACCGGCTGGCGCGGCTCGGGTGCGCGACGGACGTCTGGGAGACGACGTACCTGCAGATCCTGCCGGGGGAGGACGCGGTTCTCGACTGGTCGAAGGGCACGGGGATGCGGCCCGTCCTCACGGCCCTGGCCGACGACCCGGAGGCCGCCGACGCCTTCACCGCCGAGTACCGCGACCTGCTCCGCGCCGCCTACCCGGCGGCCCCGTACGGCACGGTGCTCCCGTTCCGCCGCCTGTTCGCGGTGGCGCGGAAGGCGGCGTGA
- a CDS encoding MarR family winged helix-turn-helix transcriptional regulator gives MEDEVDRLVAAWRRERPDLDVEPLEVLSRVSRLARHLDRARRIAFAEHALEPWEFDVLTSLRRAGAPYQLSPGQLLTQTLVTSGTMTNRIDRLTKKGLVERLPDPSDRRGVLVRLTEEGRDRADQALAGLLDQERAILAELSRAQRGELAALLRQLTAPFDNIPG, from the coding sequence ATGGAGGACGAGGTCGATCGGCTGGTCGCAGCATGGCGCCGGGAGCGCCCCGACCTCGACGTGGAACCGCTCGAGGTGCTGAGCCGCGTGAGCAGGCTCGCGCGGCACCTGGACCGGGCACGCCGGATCGCGTTCGCCGAGCACGCCCTGGAGCCCTGGGAGTTCGACGTGCTCACCTCGCTGAGGCGCGCGGGGGCTCCGTACCAGCTCTCCCCCGGCCAGCTCCTCACCCAGACCCTCGTCACCTCGGGCACGATGACGAACCGGATCGACAGGCTCACGAAGAAGGGCCTGGTCGAGCGGCTCCCCGACCCCAGCGACCGCCGCGGCGTACTCGTGCGCCTCACCGAGGAGGGCCGTGACCGGGCGGACCAGGCCCTCGCCGGGCTCCTCGACCAGGAGCGGGCGATCCTCGCGGAGCTCAGCCGGGCCCAGCGCGGTGAACTGGCCGCGCTGCTACGCCAGTTGACCGCCCCGTTCGACAACATCCCCGGCTAG
- a CDS encoding N-acetyltransferase: MVSRMFRIETEVDRERSQFLRSRLREANTAASPVLRSLRGTPDEREVPLQVWASTERGEVAGGLVGHTWATWLHVTYLWVDERHRGAGLGSRLLSRAERLAVSSRGCRASRLETWDFQAPDFYRKQGYEVVCVIPGYPPGITEYTLTKRLG, from the coding sequence ATGGTGAGCCGTATGTTTCGCATTGAGACAGAAGTCGACAGGGAACGCAGCCAATTCCTGCGGTCCCGGCTGCGGGAGGCCAACACGGCGGCTTCACCCGTGCTGCGTTCACTGCGGGGAACCCCTGACGAACGGGAGGTTCCGCTGCAGGTGTGGGCGTCGACGGAGCGCGGCGAGGTCGCGGGAGGCCTGGTCGGGCACACCTGGGCGACCTGGCTGCACGTCACCTACCTGTGGGTCGACGAGCGCCACCGCGGCGCGGGCCTGGGCTCGCGTCTGCTGTCCCGGGCGGAGCGCCTGGCCGTGTCGTCCCGCGGCTGCCGTGCCTCGCGCCTGGAGACGTGGGACTTCCAGGCACCCGACTTCTACCGCAAGCAGGGCTACGAGGTGGTGTGCGTGATCCCGGGCTACCCGCCGGGGATCACGGAGTACACGCTGACGAAGCGCCTGGGCTGA
- a CDS encoding response regulator transcription factor — MVRIRVLVVDDHRIFAESLAAALAAEPDVDVSAAGSGPAALRCLERAIAEGRRFDVLLVDADLGGNVPGARPAVPVHDNNEEGLVDGISLVAGVRSGQPAVRIVVLAEKDDSRRAALALQAGASGWVAKDCSLSRLLTVIRGVLRDETHLPPALLTGVLRELTAARKHRTESERLVESLTPREREVLRCMVAGLGRKAVAERLFLSPHTVRTHMQNVLGKLGVHSTLAAVALARRAGVGPVDLAGDVVERGGQLA, encoded by the coding sequence GTGGTTCGCATCCGTGTTCTGGTCGTCGACGACCACCGTATCTTCGCCGAGTCGCTCGCTGCCGCCCTGGCCGCCGAGCCCGACGTGGACGTCTCCGCGGCGGGCAGCGGTCCGGCCGCGCTGCGCTGCCTCGAACGGGCGATCGCGGAAGGCCGCAGATTCGACGTGCTGCTGGTCGACGCCGACCTCGGCGGCAACGTGCCGGGCGCCCGGCCGGCCGTACCCGTGCACGACAACAACGAAGAAGGCCTGGTCGACGGCATCTCGCTGGTGGCGGGCGTCCGTTCGGGCCAGCCCGCTGTCCGTATCGTCGTCCTCGCCGAGAAGGACGACTCGCGGCGTGCGGCCCTCGCCCTGCAGGCGGGCGCCTCGGGCTGGGTCGCCAAGGACTGCTCGCTGTCCCGGCTGCTGACCGTCATCCGCGGGGTGCTGCGGGACGAGACGCATCTGCCGCCGGCCCTGCTCACCGGCGTGCTGCGGGAGCTGACCGCGGCCCGCAAGCACCGCACCGAGAGCGAGCGGCTGGTGGAGTCGCTGACGCCGCGCGAGCGCGAGGTGCTGCGGTGCATGGTGGCCGGGCTGGGGCGCAAGGCCGTCGCCGAGCGGCTGTTCCTCTCCCCGCACACGGTCCGCACCCATATGCAGAACGTGCTGGGGAAGCTGGGCGTCCACTCGACCCTCGCGGCCGTGGCGCTCGCCCGCCGCGCCGGGGTCGGGCCGGTCGACCTAGCCGGGGATGTTGTCGAACGGGGCGGTCAACTGGCGTAG
- a CDS encoding sodium:solute symporter family protein encodes MQTPTYAASASPVHLAAELRLPTNWLDYTILAIYFVVVLGIGFAARRSVRTSLDFFLSGRSLPAWVTGLAFVAANLGATEILGMAANSAQYGVYTVHWYWIGAIPAMVFLGLVMMPFYYGSKVRSVPEFLLLRFDRGAHLLSSVLFAFAAVLIAGVNLYALAIVVEALLGWPEWVSIVVAGAFVLGYITLGGLSSAIYNEVLQFFVILAALIPLTVLGLKKVGGWDGLTDSLTASHGGDFTTAWGGTGIGSDNPLGANWLTIVLGLGFVLSFGYWTTNFAEVQRALSAKNLSAAQRTPLIAAFPKIFIVFLVMIPGLVAAVLVPKIGTSGSDLQYNDAIPYLMEDLLPNGVLGIAVTGLLAAFMAGMAANISSFNTVFTNDIWGKYVKRDEEDAYYVRFGRLITAVGVLASIGTAFLASSFSNIMSYLQTLFSFFNVPMFVVFIVGMFWKRASMKSGFWGLLAGTTAAMVNYFVLYKQGVIGIPSDQGANFVSAIAGFVAGAVVMVAVSLFTAPKPEAELRGLVYGTSSPGMEEPAGAGDDAWYRRPALLGWGAVVLAAACYIPFSF; translated from the coding sequence ATGCAGACCCCCACATATGCCGCCTCCGCGTCACCCGTACACCTGGCCGCGGAGCTGCGGCTCCCGACGAACTGGCTGGACTACACGATCCTGGCGATCTACTTCGTCGTCGTGCTCGGCATCGGCTTCGCCGCCCGGCGCTCGGTGAGAACCAGCCTCGACTTCTTCCTCTCCGGGCGCTCGCTGCCCGCCTGGGTGACGGGGCTCGCCTTCGTCGCCGCCAACCTCGGCGCCACCGAGATCCTCGGCATGGCCGCCAACAGCGCCCAGTACGGCGTCTACACCGTGCACTGGTACTGGATCGGCGCCATCCCCGCCATGGTCTTCCTGGGCCTGGTGATGATGCCCTTCTACTACGGTTCGAAGGTCAGGTCCGTCCCCGAGTTCCTGCTGCTGCGCTTCGACAGGGGCGCGCACCTGCTCAGCTCGGTGCTGTTCGCCTTCGCCGCGGTCCTCATCGCCGGCGTGAACCTCTACGCGCTCGCCATCGTCGTCGAGGCGCTGCTCGGCTGGCCGGAATGGGTGTCGATCGTCGTCGCGGGCGCCTTCGTGCTCGGCTACATCACCCTCGGCGGCCTGTCGTCCGCGATCTACAACGAGGTGCTGCAGTTCTTCGTCATCCTGGCCGCGCTCATCCCGCTCACGGTGCTGGGCCTGAAGAAGGTCGGCGGCTGGGACGGCCTGACCGACTCGCTGACCGCGAGCCACGGCGGTGACTTCACCACCGCGTGGGGCGGCACCGGCATCGGCAGCGACAACCCGCTGGGCGCCAACTGGCTCACCATCGTCCTGGGTCTCGGCTTCGTGCTCTCGTTCGGCTACTGGACGACGAACTTCGCCGAGGTGCAGCGCGCCCTGTCCGCGAAGAACCTCTCGGCGGCCCAGCGCACCCCGCTCATCGCCGCGTTCCCGAAGATCTTCATCGTCTTCCTGGTGATGATCCCAGGGCTCGTCGCGGCCGTGCTCGTACCGAAGATCGGGACGTCCGGCTCCGACCTGCAGTACAACGACGCGATCCCGTACCTGATGGAGGACCTGCTCCCCAACGGCGTCCTCGGCATCGCGGTGACCGGTCTGCTGGCGGCGTTCATGGCGGGCATGGCGGCCAACATCTCGTCCTTCAACACCGTCTTCACCAACGACATCTGGGGAAAGTACGTGAAGCGGGACGAGGAGGACGCGTACTACGTGCGCTTCGGCCGTCTCATCACGGCGGTCGGCGTGCTCGCCTCGATCGGCACGGCGTTCCTGGCCTCCTCCTTCTCGAACATCATGAGCTACCTCCAGACGCTGTTCTCCTTCTTCAACGTGCCGATGTTCGTCGTCTTCATCGTCGGCATGTTCTGGAAGCGCGCGTCCATGAAGTCCGGCTTCTGGGGCCTGCTGGCCGGCACAACGGCCGCGATGGTCAACTACTTCGTCCTCTACAAGCAGGGCGTCATCGGCATCCCCTCCGACCAGGGCGCCAACTTCGTCTCGGCGATCGCCGGGTTCGTGGCCGGCGCGGTGGTCATGGTCGCCGTCTCGCTGTTCACCGCGCCGAAGCCGGAGGCGGAGCTGCGGGGGCTGGTGTACGGCACCAGCTCGCCCGGCATGGAGGAGCCGGCCGGCGCGGGCGACGACGCCTGGTACCGCAGGCCGGCCCTGCTCGGGTGGGGGGCCGTCGTCCTGGCCGCCGCCTGCTACATCCCCTTCTCCTTCTGA